GTTTGTTTGCCGCCGAGAAATGGTGCAGGCTCAAAGGCAAACATTTCATTTTCTTTTAATGGGCCAAACTTTGTAATTGCTTGTTCAAAAATTGGCTCATCGGTGTCAATATCTTCTAAATCAACGTTTTCTGGCGAGATGACACCAAAAAAACCTTTTAGTGAAACATCCTCTCCTTCGGATAGAATACGTTTTTCATCGCTACGCTTAAAAAAAAGTTGTGAGTCAATTATGTCTATTCTCCAGCTCTGCCCTGTTTTCTTTCCCCATAGTAGCAATGAGCCGAAACCAGTTATAGCTATAACATGAAAGCTGTCGAGGTCTAGTACTCCTGTGCCTTTAAGCCAAGTATTCATCGATTCATGATAGTCACTAGGGTTGACAATCCAAAAGAGCCCATCTTTAAAACGGCAAAATCCGTACTCTTGCCAATATTCTAATAATCGATTGGGTAAAACACCTTTGTACGCGCCAAGAGTTGAGTTGTCGACAGCAATAGAATTTTGTGGTTCGCCAAATTGTTCTAAAAACCATTCGAATCTATCATCTAATTGAAAAGTCATGATTAATCCTTCACAAGATTGGTACTTAGTGCCTAGGTCAAGAACACTGGCATTTGCATATTGTTGTGGATGTGAATAAAAAATGCCCACTCTGTGGTGGGCATTTTTTAGCTGCTATTTACTAATTTGATCCAAATAACTCGCCTGCACTAGGTAGTACAACTGGAGTATCCAAATCACAGAGAATAGAGAGCTGTTCTAATATTTTTACCTTTTTGATGTTGTTGATGTCGGCTATACCACCCAATGCTAGTGCAGGTGAAAATGTATACATTTCATCATGCTCTAGCATTCCGTACTTTTTTAGGCAGCGCTGAAACAGTGGCTTATTGTTTTTATCATAGTAGTCAACTCTCTTTTTACTTTTAAACATAAAAAAAACTCCAACTGCTTTATCTATTTCTTCTGCGCTGAGTGTTTTTTTTGCTGCTTCACCAGGAATAATGTTGTTTAGGTGTGGATCAATAATTGTTGTTGAGTCACTTTGACTTCCTCGAATATATAATTCGCCAAAAGCTGATCTTGCAATTGCGTAAAAATTTTCTCTTCCCCACATTGGAGTTTTTTG
The nucleotide sequence above comes from Cellvibrio sp. PSBB023. Encoded proteins:
- a CDS encoding GAD-like domain-containing protein, which produces MTFQLDDRFEWFLEQFGEPQNSIAVDNSTLGAYKGVLPNRLLEYWQEYGFCRFKDGLFWIVNPSDYHESMNTWLKGTGVLDLDSFHVIAITGFGSLLLWGKKTGQSWRIDIIDSQLFFKRSDEKRILSEGEDVSLKGFFGVISPENVDLEDIDTDEPIFEQAITKFGPLKENEMFAFEPAPFLGGKQTIKTLSKVDFFIQSEILANMGQREIMDIKSLAKKAFGK
- a CDS encoding GAD-like domain-containing protein; translated protein: MDEYFNEFLNEEGFSPITSSIPVNEETLKHFHEKIPNKLKNYWVEYGFSGFAEGLFWIVNPQDYQNIVDKWLQKTPMWGRENFYAIARSAFGELYIRGSQSDSTTIIDPHLNNIIPGEAAKKTLSAEEIDKAVGVFFMFKSKKRVDYYDKNNKPLFQRCLKKYGMLEHDEMYTFSPALALGGIADINNIKKVKILEQLSILCDLDTPVVLPSAGELFGSN